The stretch of DNA ACTTAAAGAAAAAATTTCAATTGATTCTAATTGATGCAAGAGGGCATGGCAAAAGTGACAAACCTCATATTTCTAATCAATATTCACTATACCTTCGGGCACTAGACGTGATAAAGGTTCTTGATGCTCAAAAAATTGAAAGATGCACTTACATGGGATATTCAATGGGAGGTTGGATTTCATTTGGATTAATGAAATGGTTCGAGAAGCGATTTAATTCATTTATCCTTGACGCTATACATCCCTATGAAAATAATATGCTTTCTTTACGGAATGCGGTGATGACTCTTGACATCTTGGTCCCTCAATATAATATATCTGAAAGACATAAAATGAGATTTTTGAATAATGATCGAGAAGCATTATTGGCATCTATTGAAGAAACTCGAAACGATAGTACTAATATATTAAGGAATATTACAGTACGCTGCTTGATGATGGCTGGAGAGAATGATGAGATTTATAAAAAGGTAAAAGGAAGTTCAGAATTAACAAATATGATTGAGTTTGTTACAATCCCTGAAGCGGACCATGGGGATTCGTTATACAAGAGCAACTTAATTATCCCAAATATTGAAAGATTCATTGCGCTTTCTTTATAAACC from Desulfosporosinus sp. Sb-LF encodes:
- a CDS encoding alpha/beta hydrolase, with amino-acid sequence MAFILNDNVKIRYEVEGNGDCLVLQHGFFGSIEDWYEYGYVDNLKKKFQLILIDARGHGKSDKPHISNQYSLYLRALDVIKVLDAQKIERCTYMGYSMGGWISFGLMKWFEKRFNSFILDAIHPYENNMLSLRNAVMTLDILVPQYNISERHKMRFLNNDREALLASIEETRNDSTNILRNITVRCLMMAGENDEIYKKVKGSSELTNMIEFVTIPEADHGDSLYKSNLIIPNIERFIALSL